Proteins encoded within one genomic window of Neodiprion fabricii isolate iyNeoFabr1 chromosome 6, iyNeoFabr1.1, whole genome shotgun sequence:
- the LOC124184405 gene encoding sensory neuron membrane protein 2-like, producing the protein MWKSNRSTFSLRFGILLIIIGIITVVIQPHGLIVDSLLDANLALVKGTLGFNFWEVTKLEFKVYLFHVTNPIDVQEKGEVANIVERGPYVYDELLEKIVIETDDAADTIDYLARRTLVFNATKSGNLSENEEVTILNAAHVGSLITIANGFPALLSKFGNGLAQLFSDPTSIFMRGRVRDILFDGLPLVCDPKAHPELVLVCGLLKRQRPPTVRTTSEAGIYAFSFFHKINGTDEGPMTVSRGVNDRYTTGHLSEFKGLPYADFWSIKNCSIIRGTDSIFWPPMSSRQPEVFTYINDLCRSVFAVYKNDTVYSGLLGYYYTTTESLWNDTESPCYCPREKKKIVCPTQGLLDLNKCQEVPVMMSEPHFLHGDQSLFSITNGLQPDEEKHATYVVVEPSTGAPLSGYRKMQLNLKLPRLKQIHVVANVTEGVFPLLWVEEGTTPGPKILAPIILVHRAIRLMTFLSWMPLLFGIFLVAYSYCTKTSAKTENPKASGRSTSLAAH; encoded by the exons AACTTAGCATTGGTCAAAGGAACCCTGGGATTTAATTTCTGGGAAGTCACAAAATTGGAATTTAAAGTATACTTATTTCACGTTACTAATCCCATCGATGTACAGGAGAAGGGCGAGGTGGCAAATATAGTTGAACGTGGCCCTTATGTTTACGA CGAATTGCTGGAGAAAATTGTCATCGAGACAGACGATGCCGCCGATACGATCGATTACCTGGCAAGACGAACGCTCGTTTTCAACGCAACGAAGTCTGGTAATTTGTCAGAAAATGAAGAAGTCACGATTCTGAACGCAGCTCATGTCGGAAGTTTAATCACG ATAGCAAATGGTTTCCCTGCGCTTCtatcaaaatttggaaacgGCCTAGCTCAGCTATTTTCTGACCCGACGAGCATTTTCATGCGGGGTCGGGTGAGAGATATTCTGTTTGATGGATTACCGCTCGTATGCGACCCTAAAGCCCACCCAGAGCTCGTCCTTGTTTGCGGTCTTCTGAAACGTCAGCGTCCACCAACGGTCAGAACCACTTCCGAAGCTGGAATCTACGCCTTTAGCTTCTTTCACAAA ATCAATGGGACGGATGAGGGACCGATGACCGTATCTCGCGGGGTAAACGATCGTTACACTACCGGACATTTATCGGAATTCAAAGGCTTGCCTTACGCAGATTTTtggagtataaaaaattgctcCATCATCCGAGGAACCGACAGCATTTTTTGGCCACCGATGAGCTCTCGACAACCAGAAGTATTTACGTACATAAATGACCTGTGCAG ATCGGTTTTCGctgtttataaaaatgacaCGGTGTACAGTGGTCTACTAGGCTATTACTACACCACCACGGAGAGCTTATGGAATGACACAGAGTCACCCTGTTACTGTCCacgggagaagaaaaaaatcgtctgtCCAACACAGGGTCTGCTTGACTTGAACAAATGTCAG GAAGTGCCGGTAATGATGTCGGAGCCACATTTTCTGCACGGTGACCAGAGCCTATTTTCAATAACTAATGGCTTGCAACCTGACGAAGAAAAGCACGCAACATACGTTGTGGTGGAGCCATCGACTGGAGCACCGCTCTCTGGGTACAGGAAAATGCAGCTGAACCTCAAACTTCCGCGTTTGAAGCAGATTCATGTCGTCGCTAACGTGACTGAGGGAGTATTTCCGTTGCTGTGGGTTGAAGAG GGGACAACTCCAGGACCGAAAATATTAGCCCCAATTATTCTGGTCCATCGGGCGATCCGGTTGATGACCTTTCTATCTTGGATGCCGTTACTTTTTGGTATATTTCTCGTCGCTTATTCCTACTGCACGAAGACATCagcaaaaactgaaaatccCAAAGCCTCGGGCCGAAGTACATCGCTCGCGGCTCATTAG
- the LOC124184406 gene encoding proton-coupled amino acid transporter-like protein pathetic isoform X3: MDEKQKESDGKNRMENFSSTVTITSVDTGVYNDKDELYDPFDHRDKKHATSDGGSLAHLLKASLGTGILAMPSAIKNGGLLFGAICTILIGILCAHCVHILVRSSQVLCKRTRTPMMSFAQTAGAAFRIGPKPLRHLAKFAESFVDAAIAATCISGSCVYVVFISTSIKQVADYHTGTDISVRLYMLMLVPALLALGQIRNLKHLVPFSVIANISIMVGFAITLYYLFQDIKPISSVNLIASPGQLPKFFATVLFAIEGIGAVMPVENSMRTPEHFLGCPSVLNIAMTTVVALYAVIGVFGYLKYGELTLGSVTLNLDTTDVLSQAVKLLIALAILFTYGLQYYIGIDVIWGALRVRVSKKFQGIAETLLRIFLVIVTVIFAIAIPDLEPFISLIGSVLFSILGIAVPAIVETVSCWDNHLGTYRWRLWKNGTLVVLALLALVFGSWVSMVEIIKLYD, from the exons ATGGATGAGAAGCAGAAAGAATCCGATGGCAAGAATCGGATGGAAAACTTCAGCAGCAC CGTTACCATTACCTCGGTGGACACAGGCGTCTACAATGACAAAGATGAACTGTACGACCCCTTCGATCACAGGGATAAAAAACACGCAACTTC agacGGAGGTTCGCTGGCTCACCTCCTGAAAGCCTCCCTCGGTACAGGGATATTGGCGATGCCGAGTGCGATAAAAAACGGGGGTCTTCTGTTCGGGGCAATCTGCACCATCCTGATCGGTATTCTGTGCGCGCATTGCGTTCACATTTTGGTCCGTTCGTCGCAGGTCCTTTGTAAACGGACGCGGACACCCATGATGTCATTCGCTCAAACGGCAGGTGCCGCTTTTCGCATTGGTCCTAAGCCCCTTCGGCACCTCGCCAAGTTTGCAGAATCTTTCGTCGACGCGGCGATCGCTGCTACTTGCATAAGCGGCTCCTGCGTCTATGTAGTTTTCATCTCGACTTCCATTAAAcag GTAGCAGACTATCACACCGGAACGGATATTTCTGTTCGACTTTACATGTTGATGCTGGTGCCCGCGTTACTGGCTCTGGGACAAATAAGGAATCTCAAACATTTGGTTCCATTTTCCGTGATAGCAAATATCAGCATAATGGTCGGTTTCGCAATAACCCTCTACTACCTGTTCCAAGACATAAAGCCGATCAGCAGCGTCAACTTGATAGCCAGTCCTGGCCAACtaccaaaatttttcgctACCGTACTGTTTGCCATCGAGGGAATCGGCGCG GTAATGCCGGTGGAAAACAGCATGCGCACACCGGAACACTTTCTCGGCTGTCCGAGCGTCCTTAATATAGCTATGACCACGGTGGTCGCGCTCTACGCCGTCATTGGGGTCTTCGGGTATCTAAAATACGGCGAACTGACGTTGGGAAGCGTCACCTTGAACCTGGATACGACGGACGT CCTAAGTCAAGCCGTGAAACTCCTCATCGCCTTGGCCATCCTCTTCACGTATGGCCTTCAGTACTACATCGGTATTGACGTGATATGGGGTGCTCTTCGAGTGCGGGTGAGCAAAAAGTTCCAAGGCATCGCGGAGACCTTGTTACGTATCTTCCTCGTTATCGTTACAG ttattttcgCCATTGCGATTCCCGATCTCGAGCCGTTCATCTCGCTGATCGGTTCGGTGCTCTTCTCCATACTCGGGATAGCCGTTCCGGCAATAGTTGAGACCGTTTCATGTTGGGACAATCACCTGGGGACGTATAGGTGGAGATTATGGAAGAACGGCACCCTTGTGGTTCTAGCCCTTCTGGCTTTGGTATTCGGTTCGTGGGTGTCAATGgtagaaataataaaactgtACGACTAA
- the LOC124184406 gene encoding proton-coupled amino acid transporter-like protein CG1139 isoform X2 translates to MCNGRKYIVKREYVRYVMDEKQKESDGKNRMENFSSTVTITSVDTGVYNDKDELYDPFDHRDKKHATSDGGSLAHLLKASLGTGILAMPSAIKNGGLLFGAICTILIGILCAHCVHILVRSSQVLCKRTRTPMMSFAQTAGAAFRIGPKPLRHLAKFAESFVDAAIAATCISGSCVYVVFISTSIKQVADYHTGTDISVRLYMLMLVPALLALGQIRNLKHLVPFSVIANISIMVGFAITLYYLFQDIKPISSVNLIASPGQLPKFFATVLFAIEGIGAVMPVENSMRTPEHFLGCPSVLNIAMTTVVALYAVIGVFGYLKYGELTLGSVTLNLDTTDVLSQAVKLLIALAILFTYGLQYYIGIDVIWGALRVRVSKKFQGIAETLLRIFLVIVTVIFAIAIPDLEPFISLIGSVLFSILGIAVPAIVETVSCWDNHLGTYRWRLWKNGTLVVLALLALVFGSWVSMVEIIKLYD, encoded by the exons ATGTGTAACGGGCGAAAATACATTGTAAAACGTGAATACGTTcg ATACGTCATGGATGAGAAGCAGAAAGAATCCGATGGCAAGAATCGGATGGAAAACTTCAGCAGCAC CGTTACCATTACCTCGGTGGACACAGGCGTCTACAATGACAAAGATGAACTGTACGACCCCTTCGATCACAGGGATAAAAAACACGCAACTTC agacGGAGGTTCGCTGGCTCACCTCCTGAAAGCCTCCCTCGGTACAGGGATATTGGCGATGCCGAGTGCGATAAAAAACGGGGGTCTTCTGTTCGGGGCAATCTGCACCATCCTGATCGGTATTCTGTGCGCGCATTGCGTTCACATTTTGGTCCGTTCGTCGCAGGTCCTTTGTAAACGGACGCGGACACCCATGATGTCATTCGCTCAAACGGCAGGTGCCGCTTTTCGCATTGGTCCTAAGCCCCTTCGGCACCTCGCCAAGTTTGCAGAATCTTTCGTCGACGCGGCGATCGCTGCTACTTGCATAAGCGGCTCCTGCGTCTATGTAGTTTTCATCTCGACTTCCATTAAAcag GTAGCAGACTATCACACCGGAACGGATATTTCTGTTCGACTTTACATGTTGATGCTGGTGCCCGCGTTACTGGCTCTGGGACAAATAAGGAATCTCAAACATTTGGTTCCATTTTCCGTGATAGCAAATATCAGCATAATGGTCGGTTTCGCAATAACCCTCTACTACCTGTTCCAAGACATAAAGCCGATCAGCAGCGTCAACTTGATAGCCAGTCCTGGCCAACtaccaaaatttttcgctACCGTACTGTTTGCCATCGAGGGAATCGGCGCG GTAATGCCGGTGGAAAACAGCATGCGCACACCGGAACACTTTCTCGGCTGTCCGAGCGTCCTTAATATAGCTATGACCACGGTGGTCGCGCTCTACGCCGTCATTGGGGTCTTCGGGTATCTAAAATACGGCGAACTGACGTTGGGAAGCGTCACCTTGAACCTGGATACGACGGACGT CCTAAGTCAAGCCGTGAAACTCCTCATCGCCTTGGCCATCCTCTTCACGTATGGCCTTCAGTACTACATCGGTATTGACGTGATATGGGGTGCTCTTCGAGTGCGGGTGAGCAAAAAGTTCCAAGGCATCGCGGAGACCTTGTTACGTATCTTCCTCGTTATCGTTACAG ttattttcgCCATTGCGATTCCCGATCTCGAGCCGTTCATCTCGCTGATCGGTTCGGTGCTCTTCTCCATACTCGGGATAGCCGTTCCGGCAATAGTTGAGACCGTTTCATGTTGGGACAATCACCTGGGGACGTATAGGTGGAGATTATGGAAGAACGGCACCCTTGTGGTTCTAGCCCTTCTGGCTTTGGTATTCGGTTCGTGGGTGTCAATGgtagaaataataaaactgtACGACTAA
- the LOC124184406 gene encoding proton-coupled amino acid transporter-like protein CG1139 isoform X1, with protein MQIFKYVINTCANEFLYLVGYVMDEKQKESDGKNRMENFSSTVTITSVDTGVYNDKDELYDPFDHRDKKHATSDGGSLAHLLKASLGTGILAMPSAIKNGGLLFGAICTILIGILCAHCVHILVRSSQVLCKRTRTPMMSFAQTAGAAFRIGPKPLRHLAKFAESFVDAAIAATCISGSCVYVVFISTSIKQVADYHTGTDISVRLYMLMLVPALLALGQIRNLKHLVPFSVIANISIMVGFAITLYYLFQDIKPISSVNLIASPGQLPKFFATVLFAIEGIGAVMPVENSMRTPEHFLGCPSVLNIAMTTVVALYAVIGVFGYLKYGELTLGSVTLNLDTTDVLSQAVKLLIALAILFTYGLQYYIGIDVIWGALRVRVSKKFQGIAETLLRIFLVIVTVIFAIAIPDLEPFISLIGSVLFSILGIAVPAIVETVSCWDNHLGTYRWRLWKNGTLVVLALLALVFGSWVSMVEIIKLYD; from the exons atgcaaattttcaaatacgtgATAAACACATGTGCAAATGAGTTTCTGTATTTAGTTGG ATACGTCATGGATGAGAAGCAGAAAGAATCCGATGGCAAGAATCGGATGGAAAACTTCAGCAGCAC CGTTACCATTACCTCGGTGGACACAGGCGTCTACAATGACAAAGATGAACTGTACGACCCCTTCGATCACAGGGATAAAAAACACGCAACTTC agacGGAGGTTCGCTGGCTCACCTCCTGAAAGCCTCCCTCGGTACAGGGATATTGGCGATGCCGAGTGCGATAAAAAACGGGGGTCTTCTGTTCGGGGCAATCTGCACCATCCTGATCGGTATTCTGTGCGCGCATTGCGTTCACATTTTGGTCCGTTCGTCGCAGGTCCTTTGTAAACGGACGCGGACACCCATGATGTCATTCGCTCAAACGGCAGGTGCCGCTTTTCGCATTGGTCCTAAGCCCCTTCGGCACCTCGCCAAGTTTGCAGAATCTTTCGTCGACGCGGCGATCGCTGCTACTTGCATAAGCGGCTCCTGCGTCTATGTAGTTTTCATCTCGACTTCCATTAAAcag GTAGCAGACTATCACACCGGAACGGATATTTCTGTTCGACTTTACATGTTGATGCTGGTGCCCGCGTTACTGGCTCTGGGACAAATAAGGAATCTCAAACATTTGGTTCCATTTTCCGTGATAGCAAATATCAGCATAATGGTCGGTTTCGCAATAACCCTCTACTACCTGTTCCAAGACATAAAGCCGATCAGCAGCGTCAACTTGATAGCCAGTCCTGGCCAACtaccaaaatttttcgctACCGTACTGTTTGCCATCGAGGGAATCGGCGCG GTAATGCCGGTGGAAAACAGCATGCGCACACCGGAACACTTTCTCGGCTGTCCGAGCGTCCTTAATATAGCTATGACCACGGTGGTCGCGCTCTACGCCGTCATTGGGGTCTTCGGGTATCTAAAATACGGCGAACTGACGTTGGGAAGCGTCACCTTGAACCTGGATACGACGGACGT CCTAAGTCAAGCCGTGAAACTCCTCATCGCCTTGGCCATCCTCTTCACGTATGGCCTTCAGTACTACATCGGTATTGACGTGATATGGGGTGCTCTTCGAGTGCGGGTGAGCAAAAAGTTCCAAGGCATCGCGGAGACCTTGTTACGTATCTTCCTCGTTATCGTTACAG ttattttcgCCATTGCGATTCCCGATCTCGAGCCGTTCATCTCGCTGATCGGTTCGGTGCTCTTCTCCATACTCGGGATAGCCGTTCCGGCAATAGTTGAGACCGTTTCATGTTGGGACAATCACCTGGGGACGTATAGGTGGAGATTATGGAAGAACGGCACCCTTGTGGTTCTAGCCCTTCTGGCTTTGGTATTCGGTTCGTGGGTGTCAATGgtagaaataataaaactgtACGACTAA